The nucleotide sequence TCCGTCGTACGCGGCGTAAAAATCGGAAATCAAGACGCCTCTGAAGTCCTTCAACATCGTTTGAAGCAGGTCGCCCTCCCGCGTCTCGCTATACACGTAAGCTACTTCTTCCATGTTCGCGAACACCCACACAAAACCGTCCTTATCCCGAAGGTTGACTTTGGTTTCGTCGGCGTGAAGCAAGCGGCCACTGCACAACTTCTTCACGAGAGTGTGGTACGTTTCCTTGTACTTCTTCGCTGCGCGAGCTTTGAAATTGCCTGTATTCGCGGAATCTAGACGGAAGCCAAACAGCCGATTCAGGTTGCTGGCGACGTGAATCTGCGGCAACCGCAACTCGATGTTGAGGTAAAGAAAATAGGCCACGAGTTCAGAGCCAAATTTGCTTTTGCCCCAGCATGTCTCTTTCGGTTGAAAAACCGCGCCGCACTTTTGGCACAGATAGCGATGAAAACGGTGACGGGTGATCCATCGTTTTATTCCGTGTCGCATGAATTTGATATCCAGAACGGTCTTGCTGGATTTCGTGTGCTTAACGACGTTCCTTGAGGCGCACTTCGGACAAGTGCGAGGTCGAGAACAGTTAATGGTCTTGTTCGGTGCAAAGGCCTTTCTGGACTTCTGCGGCCGAGTCAAAGCGCGCCTCAAGTTTGCATTTGATTTTACATAAACTCGCTCCCGCTGGTAGTCCCAGTATGCGGCATCGTTGATCACGTTTAGTTCCGGGAAGGCGAAAGTGTTTCGTTTGAAGCCATACGGGTGCTCTCGTTTCAGTTTTGCCACGTCAACGACCTCGTGCTGGGGCGAGCTTTGACCCTCGGAGGATGCGCGATGCAGTTCGAGGAGCTTGTTCGCTACTACCTCGACAGCGTTGCAATCCTCGGCGTTGTACGTCAGGAGGGATGATTTGTAGAAGGGCGCTCTCGAAGTTGCCCACTCATGCCGCCGCTCGATGGTTTGCAGACCCGTTGCAGCGGCCTCAGTCCAACCGAATCCCAGATGCCCGGCGATCTCCTTCAGTCCATTGGAGAATGTAGGGAAGTACACCTGCCCAAAGATGCCTGACAAGAGGTTCACCGCAGCAGGAATGGCCTTTGCCTGTGGCGCAGGAGCCTCGCCCGGCACTCCGTGACAAGCGCACATCCGTTTCAGAAACTCAGTCTCGTAGCTCCCGTAGTGAATCAGCACCGGCTTCTCGACGGTTTCGAGGATGGCGAGGAATTCTCGCCAAATCTTTCCCTCGTCGGCGACGGTGTCCGCCCACAGGCTGTGCTGGACGGCGGTGTCGCCGTGGCCGATGCGCAGGCCGATGAGGTAGTAGAAATCACGGTCGGGCAGGCCCTCGATATCCAGATAGACGGGCGTGCCTTCGATCTTGAGTTCCGGGCTGCCGACGATGTGGATTTTCTGCTCCCGAATCGCCAACGCCTTGAGCGCGTGGTGGTATTTCTCGCGTTTGTCGCGCAGCCGCCTGGGTCGGCGGCGCGGGCGGAAGGTGTAGGAGAATTGCGTGACGGTGAAGATGCCTTTGCTGCGGAGTTTCTGGCGCTCCTTCGCACTCATGCCGGCCAGCAGGCTGAGGTCGTCGGCTTCGATGGCCTTCTGGCGGCAACGGTCGCGGAACTCGCACTCGGGGCAGTGGCGGTTCAGGACGAGGTCGGGCGGCTTCTCGCTGGCGAGCAGCGCGGCGGTTTTCTCGAGGCGCTTCCGCACTTCGCCGGTCAGGGCGGGGGTCTTGACCTTCGTGACCAGTGGCTGCGCTCTTGTGAGCGCGACGGACTCCGGTGTGGCGTGCTGTTCATTCGCAGGTTCGCCGGAGTTGGCCGCACTCTCACGAGCGCGGATACAGGTCTCCGGAAGGAGAGTGCGGTCGCCGTGGATGATCTTGCCGATGGAGGTGTCACGACCCATCGCCTGCGCGAGCACGAAGGCATCAAAGGCCAGCAGCAACTTGTCGTCCTTGGTGAGCTTGTTGCGGAAGATGAAGCGGATCGGGATGAATTGTGCGGCCCTGCCGCGACCTTGGAACGGAATCCGTTCGATGGCGTGGACAACAGATTCGACGGCGCAAGAATTCACCGGCGCTTGCGCGACGACACCCGTCGCCAACCGCCACTTGGCTGACTTCAGAGTCTCCACGTCTGGCG is from Verrucomicrobiota bacterium and encodes:
- a CDS encoding IS66 family transposase, encoding MKITPDLFEAFLKCPTKCWLRASGEPTSGNAYADWVKSQGESYRGNETARLAGDLSNGDVATSPDVETLKSAKWRLATGVVAQAPVNSCAVESVVHAIERIPFQGRGRAAQFIPIRFIFRNKLTKDDKLLLAFDAFVLAQAMGRDTSIGKIIHGDRTLLPETCIRARESAANSGEPANEQHATPESVALTRAQPLVTKVKTPALTGEVRKRLEKTAALLASEKPPDLVLNRHCPECEFRDRCRQKAIEADDLSLLAGMSAKERQKLRSKGIFTVTQFSYTFRPRRRPRRLRDKREKYHHALKALAIREQKIHIVGSPELKIEGTPVYLDIEGLPDRDFYYLIGLRIGHGDTAVQHSLWADTVADEGKIWREFLAILETVEKPVLIHYGSYETEFLKRMCACHGVPGEAPAPQAKAIPAAVNLLSGIFGQVYFPTFSNGLKEIAGHLGFGWTEAAATGLQTIERRHEWATSRAPFYKSSLLTYNAEDCNAVEVVANKLLELHRASSEGQSSPQHEVVDVAKLKREHPYGFKRNTFAFPELNVINDAAYWDYQRERVYVKSNANLRRALTRPQKSRKAFAPNKTINCSRPRTCPKCASRNVVKHTKSSKTVLDIKFMRHGIKRWITRHRFHRYLCQKCGAVFQPKETCWGKSKFGSELVAYFLYLNIELRLPQIHVASNLNRLFGFRLDSANTGNFKARAAKKYKETYHTLVKKLCSGRLLHADETKVNLRDKDGFVWVFANMEEVAYVYSETREGDLLQTMLKDFRGVLISDFYAAYDGIPCPQQKCLIHLIRDLNDDLLKYPYNEELRRLTQAFVALLKPMVETIDRRGLKTRFLRKHAPSVERFYRQISETTLQSEAAVKFKDRLEKNRDKLFTFLRFDGVPWNNNNAEHAVKPFAALRQIIGGITTEKGLQDYLVLLSVCQTCKYMGVDFLDFLRSGEKDIHAFAASRRGRRQRKETSPPTGSAAVALPEVVATTQIAPGT